The following proteins are co-located in the Pseudarthrobacter siccitolerans genome:
- a CDS encoding methylenetetrahydrofolate reductase, with amino-acid sequence MSPPSLIDTHPNLSDTAPVALSYELFPPRSPAAAETLWTTIRELETTEPDYVSVTYGASGSNRDTAVELINRLLLETTLRPLAHLTCVGNTPQELAGIIGELLDTGVRGILALRGDLPKDGGETIPGALRYAQDLIELIRRVEQRRSALLCAGKIAVGVAAYPTRHPESPSEEHDVEVLLAKQRSGADFAITQVFFHAEEYADLLTRARRAGVTIPIIPGVMPLTSLRRLKRLGELAGVEPAADLMERLAAADNDIERLHIGVDATVDLANAALDAGAPGIHLYTFNEHQSALEVLDKLALPRHSRSGIRRDAAARRQLAS; translated from the coding sequence ATGTCGCCACCAAGCCTTATTGACACACACCCGAACCTCTCCGACACCGCTCCGGTGGCGCTTTCGTACGAGCTGTTCCCGCCCCGTTCGCCGGCAGCCGCGGAAACGCTCTGGACCACCATCCGGGAACTGGAAACCACAGAGCCCGACTACGTCTCCGTCACGTATGGTGCCAGTGGCTCCAACCGGGACACGGCCGTCGAACTCATCAACCGGCTCCTGCTCGAAACCACCCTCCGGCCGCTGGCCCACCTGACCTGCGTTGGCAACACGCCCCAGGAACTGGCGGGGATCATCGGTGAGCTGCTGGACACCGGTGTGCGCGGCATCCTGGCGCTCCGGGGCGATCTTCCCAAGGACGGCGGCGAGACCATTCCCGGTGCCCTCCGGTACGCCCAGGACCTGATCGAACTCATCCGCCGCGTGGAGCAGCGCCGTTCGGCACTGCTGTGCGCGGGCAAGATCGCGGTTGGCGTGGCCGCATACCCCACCAGGCACCCCGAGTCGCCGAGTGAGGAACACGACGTCGAGGTGCTGCTCGCCAAGCAGCGCTCCGGCGCGGACTTCGCCATCACGCAGGTCTTCTTCCACGCCGAAGAGTACGCGGACCTCCTCACCCGGGCACGCCGTGCCGGAGTGACCATCCCCATCATTCCCGGCGTGATGCCGCTGACCAGCCTCCGCCGGCTCAAGCGGCTGGGCGAGCTGGCCGGAGTGGAGCCGGCCGCTGACCTGATGGAACGCCTGGCCGCCGCGGACAACGACATCGAACGCCTCCATATTGGCGTCGATGCCACCGTGGACCTGGCCAACGCAGCCCTTGATGCCGGTGCGCCCGGTATCCACCTCTACACCTTCAACGAGCACCAGAGCGCACTGGAGGTGCTGGACAAGCTGGCACTTCCGCGGCACTCCCGTTCGGGCATCCGGCGCGACGCCGCAGCCCGGCGCCAGCTCGCCAGCTGA